The following proteins are co-located in the Micromonospora viridifaciens genome:
- a CDS encoding carbohydrate ABC transporter permease, whose translation MEESRLLTAVEVVLGVPAVLVAYIWLTERLLGPADERWQRRIRPWLWLLPALGFLGFFLVYPTVRTVVRSLYGRNELDQKFVGLDNYRWFFTNGDALGALVNNILWLVFFTGFTVGLGLLVAVLVDRVRYEALAKSIIFLPLAISMVAAGVIWKFMYDYKPPGAAQTGTVNALIGAVGLGPVGWLQSPGFRLSTFALIAVMVWMWTGFAMVIISAALKGIDPELLEAARVDGATEWQVFRRVTLPLLGPTLAVVSTTMIITSLKTFDIVYTLTNGNYDTEVIANLMIKQMFTVGDFGRASAVAVVLLLAIVPIMAFNIRKFRAQESIR comes from the coding sequence GTGGAGGAGTCCCGCCTGCTCACGGCGGTCGAGGTGGTGCTGGGGGTGCCGGCCGTCCTGGTCGCGTACATCTGGCTCACCGAGCGACTGCTCGGCCCGGCGGACGAGCGGTGGCAGCGGCGGATCCGGCCGTGGCTGTGGCTGCTGCCGGCGCTCGGGTTCCTCGGCTTCTTCCTGGTCTACCCGACGGTCCGTACGGTCGTGCGAAGCCTGTACGGCAGGAACGAGCTGGATCAGAAGTTCGTCGGCCTGGACAACTACCGCTGGTTCTTCACCAACGGCGACGCCCTGGGCGCCCTGGTCAACAACATCCTGTGGCTGGTGTTCTTCACCGGGTTCACGGTCGGGCTGGGCCTGCTCGTCGCCGTGCTGGTCGACCGGGTCCGCTACGAGGCCCTGGCCAAGAGCATCATCTTCCTGCCGCTGGCGATCAGCATGGTCGCCGCCGGGGTGATCTGGAAGTTCATGTACGACTACAAGCCACCGGGGGCGGCGCAGACCGGCACGGTCAACGCCCTCATCGGCGCGGTCGGGCTGGGACCGGTGGGCTGGCTCCAGTCGCCCGGGTTCCGGCTCAGCACGTTCGCGCTGATCGCGGTCATGGTGTGGATGTGGACCGGGTTCGCCATGGTGATCATCTCGGCGGCGTTGAAGGGGATCGACCCCGAGCTGCTGGAGGCGGCCCGGGTCGACGGCGCCACCGAGTGGCAGGTCTTCCGGCGGGTGACGCTGCCCCTGCTGGGCCCGACCCTGGCGGTCGTCTCCACCACGATGATCATCACGTCGCTGAAGACGTTCGACATCGTCTACACGCTGACCAACGGCAACTACGACACCGAGGTCATCGCCAACCTCATGATCAAGCAGATGTTCACCGTCGGGGACTTCGGCCGGGCCAGCGCCGTGGCGGTCGTCCTCCTGCTGGCGATCGTTCCGATCATGGCATTCAACATCCGCAAGTTTCGTGCCCAGGAGTCGATCCGATGA
- a CDS encoding carbohydrate ABC transporter permease yields MTAVATSKAPGSRAAGPRKPARPRRRLLLHLVVVALMIVWALPTVGLLVSSFRPQAELSTSGWWTAFAPPYHFTMDNYRDVFQQSGIGSAFINSLLIAIPATVIPLFVAAFAAYAFSWMRFPGRDVLFVVIVGLLVVPLQTTLIPVLKLFAEWGLTGQFVAVWLAHTGYGLPFAVYLLRNFMGSLPRAVFESALVDGASHVTAFFRLALPMSVPAFAALAIFQFLFVWNDLLVALIYIGLANSDNLPMPAAIANLVNSLGGGWYLLSAAAFVSMALPLAVFFGLQRYFVRGIVGGAVKG; encoded by the coding sequence ATGACCGCGGTCGCAACGTCCAAGGCCCCCGGCAGCCGGGCCGCAGGCCCCCGCAAGCCGGCCCGTCCCCGCCGCCGTCTGCTGCTGCACCTGGTGGTCGTCGCCCTGATGATCGTCTGGGCGCTGCCGACGGTCGGGTTGCTGGTCAGTTCCTTCCGCCCGCAGGCGGAGCTCTCCACCTCCGGCTGGTGGACGGCGTTCGCCCCGCCGTACCACTTCACCATGGACAACTACCGGGACGTCTTCCAGCAGAGCGGTATCGGTTCCGCCTTCATCAACAGCCTGTTGATCGCGATCCCGGCCACCGTCATCCCGCTGTTCGTCGCGGCGTTCGCCGCGTACGCCTTCAGTTGGATGCGGTTCCCCGGCCGCGACGTGCTCTTCGTGGTGATCGTCGGGCTGCTGGTCGTCCCGCTCCAGACGACCCTGATCCCCGTGTTGAAGCTGTTCGCCGAATGGGGGCTGACCGGCCAGTTCGTGGCCGTGTGGCTGGCGCACACCGGGTACGGCCTGCCGTTCGCGGTCTACCTGCTGCGCAACTTCATGGGCTCGCTGCCGCGCGCGGTGTTCGAGTCGGCGTTGGTGGACGGCGCCTCCCACGTGACGGCCTTCTTCCGGCTCGCGCTGCCGATGAGCGTGCCGGCCTTCGCCGCGCTGGCGATCTTCCAGTTCCTGTTCGTCTGGAACGACCTGCTCGTCGCGCTGATCTACATCGGGCTCGCGAACTCGGACAACCTGCCGATGCCGGCGGCGATCGCCAACCTGGTCAACTCCCTCGGCGGCGGCTGGTACCTGCTGAGTGCCGCGGCGTTCGTGTCGATGGCCCTGCCGCTGGCGGTCTTCTTCGGCCTGCAGCGCTACTTCGTCCGGGGCATCGTGGGCGGCGCGGTCAAGGGCTGA
- a CDS encoding S8 family serine peptidase, which translates to MRRGKLAGRGSVLALAVVAAGLPATGALAGPGADERPASAQGSYPEDCAQWSYPGDPGFVARSPGELDAAKASWETPEYGNYTGHNPSTPGTAVNYPWQLAAVNASTAYALGYCGQGVTLGMMDSGYRPTHEAFQTELITPVTGEGVYGTSGYGYRGATPANPFTAGEWFTVAGDQARTSDYSHGTGMLGVTSGMRDGIDQHGIAFGSKMYVAKTGGSDSQSHGPFHDYVYWYTANKALVDAGAQVINSSWGSYVQTLDRTRYDGLGNDLGVNGNRANAYQVAGKDSASATAMATIIPNEYLKDLEYQYFFFKKSYSEGGIQYNPNHPGRSFMDAIWDAIKDSGTVNARSAGNNDWSNPYFRPAYPLFNPLAEKQWIAVGGVQPPTATNPEYTKQFGYNEAGLAKWWNVSTPSNNVRTTSSSGDTNYSNSSGTSPATPVATAVMGVLLSRYPDMDARQVRELMFTTANNKMSDGVRFLGTGQTSPSGASIAWTAPDGLPDERWGWGIPDLAKGMYGPGQLLSPMTYNMDKAPLDVWSNDISQIAIKEREREDLEWLAGYKAQGIAYAGEFSPNVLHPDGTLDKQAFMLQGILGDPHIQALTNGHPELYDKITYEDAVKWRKEWMDERAAYIQNNIDNNLYTASLTKQGPGTLIMTGDATYEGGTTVEGGKLSITGSHASSIDVKGGTLGGSGSVGDSVTVTSGVLRPGLASDEAAQLTGTSAGNVLNVGGNVTVGRQGRVAVTISGDRDYTSVRAAGKLVLDGELDLDVRGKLTPGTVFTIMSGSSIKGAFHALPENRALNVGGHLFRVSYKNNSMTLTVMHPVPNNGK; encoded by the coding sequence ATGCGAAGAGGGAAGCTTGCCGGGCGCGGCTCGGTGCTGGCCTTGGCGGTCGTGGCCGCCGGCCTGCCGGCGACCGGCGCCCTGGCCGGGCCGGGGGCCGACGAACGCCCGGCCAGCGCGCAGGGGTCGTACCCGGAAGACTGCGCGCAGTGGTCGTACCCGGGAGACCCTGGCTTTGTCGCCAGGAGTCCAGGGGAACTGGATGCCGCTAAAGCCAGTTGGGAAACGCCGGAATATGGTAATTATACCGGCCATAATCCTTCTACTCCTGGCACAGCGGTCAATTACCCATGGCAGCTCGCCGCGGTAAACGCGTCCACCGCCTACGCCTTGGGGTACTGCGGGCAGGGCGTCACGCTGGGCATGATGGATTCGGGCTACAGGCCTACACACGAAGCATTTCAGACCGAGCTGATCACTCCGGTGACAGGGGAGGGCGTCTACGGCACGTCCGGCTACGGGTATCGTGGCGCGACCCCGGCGAACCCGTTTACTGCAGGCGAGTGGTTCACTGTGGCCGGTGATCAGGCAAGAACAAGTGACTACTCGCACGGGACCGGCATGCTTGGGGTTACCTCCGGCATGCGCGATGGTATAGACCAGCACGGCATCGCCTTTGGGTCGAAGATGTATGTTGCCAAGACCGGCGGTTCCGATAGCCAGTCCCACGGTCCCTTCCACGATTACGTGTACTGGTATACAGCCAATAAGGCCCTGGTCGACGCAGGCGCCCAGGTCATCAACAGCAGTTGGGGCTCTTATGTCCAGACTCTTGACAGAACCCGCTATGACGGCTTGGGAAACGACCTTGGAGTCAACGGCAACCGCGCCAACGCTTACCAGGTGGCTGGCAAGGACAGCGCCAGCGCCACGGCAATGGCGACCATTATCCCCAACGAGTACCTGAAGGATCTGGAGTACCAGTACTTCTTCTTCAAGAAAAGCTATTCGGAAGGCGGCATTCAGTACAACCCGAACCACCCCGGACGTTCCTTCATGGACGCCATCTGGGACGCCATCAAGGACAGCGGTACCGTCAACGCAAGGTCGGCCGGCAACAACGACTGGAGCAACCCGTATTTTCGCCCGGCGTATCCCCTCTTCAATCCCTTGGCGGAAAAGCAGTGGATAGCCGTCGGCGGGGTGCAGCCGCCCACTGCGACCAATCCCGAATACACGAAGCAGTTCGGGTACAACGAGGCGGGGCTCGCCAAATGGTGGAACGTGTCTACCCCTTCAAACAACGTTCGGACCACGAGCAGCAGTGGTGACACCAACTATTCAAACTCAAGCGGCACGTCACCGGCAACGCCCGTTGCGACAGCGGTGATGGGGGTTCTGCTCTCCCGCTATCCGGACATGGACGCCAGGCAGGTGCGTGAGCTGATGTTCACCACGGCGAACAACAAGATGTCCGACGGCGTGAGATTCCTCGGCACCGGGCAAACCTCCCCCTCCGGGGCATCCATCGCCTGGACCGCTCCCGACGGTCTTCCGGACGAACGCTGGGGCTGGGGGATTCCCGATCTGGCCAAGGGCATGTACGGCCCCGGCCAGCTCCTGAGCCCCATGACCTACAACATGGACAAGGCGCCCTTGGACGTCTGGTCGAACGACATCAGCCAGATCGCGATCAAGGAGAGGGAAAGGGAAGATCTGGAGTGGCTGGCGGGCTACAAGGCGCAAGGTATTGCCTACGCCGGTGAATTCAGCCCCAACGTGCTGCACCCGGACGGCACGCTTGACAAGCAGGCCTTCATGCTTCAGGGCATTTTGGGTGATCCTCACATCCAAGCTCTCACTAACGGCCATCCCGAGTTGTACGACAAGATCACCTATGAGGATGCCGTCAAGTGGCGCAAGGAATGGATGGACGAGCGTGCGGCCTACATTCAGAACAACATCGACAACAACCTCTACACGGCTTCTCTGACCAAGCAAGGCCCCGGGACGCTGATCATGACGGGCGACGCCACCTACGAGGGCGGCACGACGGTTGAAGGCGGTAAGCTTTCGATCACCGGCTCGCACGCAAGCTCGATCGACGTCAAGGGCGGCACGCTCGGCGGCAGTGGCAGCGTGGGTGACAGCGTGACCGTCACCAGCGGCGTGCTGCGGCCCGGGCTCGCGTCCGACGAGGCCGCGCAGCTCACCGGCACCTCCGCGGGCAACGTCCTGAACGTCGGCGGGAACGTGACCGTCGGCAGGCAGGGGCGCGTCGCCGTCACGATCTCCGGCGACCGGGACTACACGAGCGTCCGGGCGGCGGGCAAGCTGGTGCTGGACGGCGAGCTGGACCTGGACGTGCGGGGCAAGCTGACCCCGGGCACCGTGTTCACGATCATGAGTGGTAGCTCGATCAAGGGCGCCTTCCACGCGCTACCCGAGAACCGGGCCCTGAACGTGGGCGGTCACCTGTTCCGGGTGTCCTACAAGAACAACAGCATGACGCTGACCGTCATGCACCCGGTGCCGAACAACGGGAAGTAG
- a CDS encoding ABC transporter substrate-binding protein, protein MNLWLRRIAPLAVLALATTACSSGGSSGDENDLKGKTVNVIGTWGGDEQAAFLKMVETWEKQTGAKVKYTGTRDINTVLTTGVASGVLPDLAGLPGPGQMAEYAKAGKLLPLDDVLDVQTYQRDTAPALVELGKTDGKIHGVFIKAAIKGLIWYNPKAHDYGANPPKTWTDLMSQAKANQGQAKSVWCLGLESGAASGWPATDWIEDLVLRTAGPEVYTKWYEGKVKWSDPAIKKAFQMYVDEVVGNTYGGGKTAVATNFGNAGDPLFANPPGCVFLHQASFITGFSQFKSHTAGTDYNFMPFPDIDPQFTGAVEGAGDLFGMFRDTPAAKSLMKYLVTAEAQDIWVKAGGALSANKNAASYPDDVSKRSAQILADAKTFVFDASDSMPTAMNDAFWKAMVALTNGSKTVDQVLSDLDDAQKDAYTS, encoded by the coding sequence ATGAACCTGTGGCTGCGGCGGATCGCCCCGCTGGCCGTGCTTGCGCTCGCGACCACCGCCTGTTCCAGCGGCGGCTCGTCCGGCGACGAGAACGATCTCAAGGGCAAGACGGTCAACGTGATCGGCACCTGGGGCGGTGACGAGCAGGCCGCGTTCCTGAAGATGGTTGAGACCTGGGAGAAGCAGACCGGCGCCAAGGTGAAGTACACCGGCACCCGGGACATCAACACCGTGCTGACCACCGGCGTGGCGTCCGGTGTGCTGCCGGACCTCGCCGGCCTGCCCGGCCCCGGCCAGATGGCCGAGTACGCCAAGGCGGGCAAGCTGCTGCCGCTGGACGACGTGCTGGACGTCCAGACGTACCAGCGCGACACGGCGCCGGCGCTGGTCGAGCTGGGCAAGACCGACGGCAAGATCCACGGGGTCTTCATCAAGGCCGCCATCAAGGGCCTGATCTGGTACAACCCCAAGGCCCACGACTACGGTGCGAACCCGCCCAAGACCTGGACCGACCTGATGAGCCAGGCGAAGGCGAACCAGGGTCAGGCCAAGTCCGTCTGGTGCCTCGGGCTGGAGTCCGGCGCGGCGTCCGGCTGGCCGGCCACCGACTGGATCGAGGACCTGGTGCTGCGCACCGCGGGCCCGGAGGTCTACACCAAGTGGTACGAGGGCAAGGTCAAGTGGTCCGACCCGGCCATCAAGAAGGCCTTCCAGATGTACGTCGACGAGGTGGTCGGCAACACCTACGGGGGCGGCAAGACGGCGGTGGCCACGAACTTCGGCAACGCCGGTGACCCGCTGTTCGCCAACCCGCCCGGCTGCGTGTTCCTGCACCAGGCGAGCTTCATCACCGGGTTCAGCCAGTTCAAGTCGCACACGGCCGGCACGGACTACAACTTCATGCCTTTCCCGGACATCGACCCCCAGTTCACCGGCGCGGTCGAGGGCGCGGGCGACCTCTTCGGCATGTTCCGCGACACGCCGGCCGCCAAGTCGCTGATGAAGTACCTGGTGACCGCCGAGGCGCAGGACATCTGGGTGAAGGCCGGCGGGGCCCTCTCGGCGAACAAGAACGCCGCGAGCTACCCGGACGACGTCAGCAAGCGGTCCGCCCAGATCCTCGCCGACGCCAAGACCTTCGTGTTTGACGCGTCGGACAGCATGCCGACCGCGATGAACGACGCGTTCTGGAAGGCGATGGTGGCGCTCACCAACGGCAGCAAGACCGTCGACCAGGTGCTCTCCGACCTGGACGACGCGCAGAAGGACGCGTACACGTCCTGA